The Gemmatimonadota bacterium DNA window GGCAGTCGGGGAGCGTCCGGCCAAGAATTACAACCCCCTCTTCCTGTACGGGGGCGTGGGACTCGGAAAGACGCACCTCATGCACGCGATCGGGCACCTCGTTCTCGAGCGAAATCCCTCCGCGCAGGTCGCCTACGTCACGACCGAGCGCTTCATGAACGAGCTCGTGAACGCGATCCAACAAGGAACGACGCCCGCTTTCCGCCGCCGCTTCCGCATGATCGATCTCCTTCTGGTGGACGACGTACACTTCCTCGCCCAGAAGGAGAGCACGCAGGAGGAGTTCTTCCATACCTTCAACGCCCTCTACGAAAACGGGAAGCAGCTCGTCCTCACGAGCGACCGTCCTCCCAAGGAACTCCCGGGAGTCGAGGACCGACTCGTCTCCCGCTTCGAATGGGGACTCGTTGCGGACATCAAGCCACCCGACTACGAAACGCGGGTGGCCATCCTTCAGAAGAAGGCCGCGCTCGACGGCCTCGTGATCGATCCCGAGATCTTCGACTTCATCGCGCGTTCCTGCACCGCGTCGGTGCGGGAGTTGGAGGGCGCGGTCATCAAGCTCCTCGCTTATTCGTCGCTCCGGAACGAGGAGATCAACATCGACCTTGCACGAGCCGCCCTCCAAAGCATGATCCGGGGGGGACTTGGGGGGGAAGGCGCACCTCTCACGCCGGAACGGATCCGGGACGAGGTCGCGCAGAGCTGGAACGTGCGCCCGGACGCCCTCACCTCCAAGAGACGGACGAAGGACGTCACCCTTCCTCGGCAGGTCGCGATGTTCCTCGTCCACGAAATCCTGGACGCCTCCCTCGTTCGAATCGGGCAGGCCTTCGGCGGGCGCGATCACTCCACCGTAATCCACTCCATCAAGAAGGTCGAACAGGAGATGGAAAAGGACCCGGCATTTGCATCACGGGTGACCGAGCTTCGTCATAGGCTGGAGGTCCGCGCGTGACGGACCCGACGCCGAGTCGTCACACCGGCGTGGACAACCCTGTGGATCGAGCGTGGTTTTTCATCACTCCCGAGAATCGCGTGGAGAGTGTGGAGAAACCGCCTTTCCTTTCCACCCCCTTCCCACCCTTTCCGGTACCCCCGGATGGTGGTGCGCGCCACCCTTTTCCGGTATCCTGTACCGACATCGTCCACACTTCCACTCTCCCTACTACTACTACTGTTTGAAGTACAATGGAGAAGTAGAAGAGAGCTTCCTGTGGAATAACACGGTCCCGACCCCATTCGTGAGGCCCGGATGAAATTCACGATCACCCGTCAGAACCTCCACCAGGGGCTGACCGCGGTTTCCGCGAGCATTCCTTCCAAGACGACCCTTCCGATTCTCTCGAACATCCTGCTCGAGGCGAAGGACGACGCGGTCCGGATCAGTGGAACGGATCTGGACGTCGGTGTACGCGTGCGGGCACCGGCCGAGGTGAAGGAATCCGGAGCGCTGACCGCGCCGG harbors:
- the dnaA gene encoding chromosomal replication initiator protein DnaA; translation: MEFTAPELWSQVLSSARTGIPEQSYRTWLAGSTAVGLSDHELIVEAPSAFHVEWVEDKYGSLLGEIVEKVLGRPLDLTFRCSAPSAAAQLPALEVAEPMPTTAPPFSGSGPRSRGATGFAAERVSDPKRAANLNDRYSFDRFVVGANNQLAAAACKAVGERPAKNYNPLFLYGGVGLGKTHLMHAIGHLVLERNPSAQVAYVTTERFMNELVNAIQQGTTPAFRRRFRMIDLLLVDDVHFLAQKESTQEEFFHTFNALYENGKQLVLTSDRPPKELPGVEDRLVSRFEWGLVADIKPPDYETRVAILQKKAALDGLVIDPEIFDFIARSCTASVRELEGAVIKLLAYSSLRNEEINIDLARAALQSMIRGGLGGEGAPLTPERIRDEVAQSWNVRPDALTSKRRTKDVTLPRQVAMFLVHEILDASLVRIGQAFGGRDHSTVIHSIKKVEQEMEKDPAFASRVTELRHRLEVRA